In Amphiura filiformis unplaced genomic scaffold, Afil_fr2py scaffold_597, whole genome shotgun sequence, the genomic stretch ACACATTACCACACTTAATATCGTCAATCCCCATAGGTTGTATTAAAGTCCCAACTTCCTGGGTACAGTCATTggtttattttattaattgtgaAAGAACTGGAACTGGACACTTGAAGACCTTGAAGAAGCAGGGGACATAGGCCCTATCATTTTATATCCCATCATTAATAGattccttttgttttattttgttccaGCCGGGGAGCCAGACGGAGGGATAGGTCCATGTGGCTGGATTCTTACTGGCAGCTCATATTTATTGGTTCTGTTAACATTCCCCATATCACTGTTTTTCTGTATTAAGGTAAGTAAATGGAGAGGATGGGACGGGGAAGCCAGACAGAGGGATAGGTCCATGTGGCTGGATTCTTACTGGCAGCTCATATTAATATTGGTTCTGTTAACATTCCCCATATCGCTGTTTTTCTGTATTAAGGTAAGTAAATAGAGAGGATGGGATGGGGAAGCCAGACAGAGGGATAGGTCCATGTGACTGGATTCTTACTGCCAGCTCATATTTATTGGTTCTGTTAACATTCCCCATATCACTGTTTTGctgtattaacatgattaaggtaaGTATGATTAaatggagagggagggagagggaaGGAGCCAGACGGAGTGATGGGTTCGTGTGGTTAGATTCTTACTGGCATGGctttaattttttaacaaattaaaaTATTCAGCACTATTATCAATATTGAACAATTTTCAATAATGATAATTGCACTGACTATTGTAATTTGATAAAGTTCTGCCTTTTTTTcagtattttaaaatttaatgagTTTCTTGACTTAGTTTCCTTGCATAATATATGATcattattttttgtgtttttattttaggtgTTGCAACAACATGAACGTGCTGTAATATACAGACATGGTAGATTAAAGCCTGGAGGTCCTAAAGGACCGGGTGAGTTGAACAAGAATATATAGAATATGTAGAGTTTATATGCAAAATGTGATATATCTATGGATGCCACtgtgtatttttatattaaggttagcaactattaaTTTTACACTGttccgatttggtagttcacaacatctattcttgtgaatggtagtgagctttggcaaaatttgcattgatcatttcatagtgagtgtgtagaagaattcaaatatcacataggggcctatatacttttgtaggccccgtggttcttgagttatgttgtaaagagggctgaaacaacatcactttag encodes the following:
- the LOC140145768 gene encoding stomatin-2-like: MMMVDRDESSREAGEPDGGIGPCGWILTGSSYLLVLLTFPISLFFCIKVLQQHERAVIYRHGRLKPGGPKGPGIVFLLPCIESYTKVDLQTTPP